ACTCCAAAACTTTCTGTTGCGGATCCCCTCGAACTCTCAATCTCAACTCATTCTGATCCCAGAAGCCATCACAATGCCCGACGCGGCGCCCCGAACGCTGATCACAACGGCAGTGCGGTTAGAGCCACGCTGATCGACGGATTGTAGGGATCGGCGGTGGCACGACAAACCGGGCACGTCGCGTTCGAATCCAACCACACGTCGATGCACTCGCGGTGGAACGCATGGTTGCAATTCGGTAGCGACCGCATGACCTCCCCTTCGTCGACCACGCTAAGACAAATCGGGCACTCCGTCGACGACAATTCTTCTTGTTTGCTGCTACTGCATCCGCCGGACGACTTTCGGTATGTGAAAGTGGGGAGCGATGCGATAACCGCAGGGTCGAGCCCTAGTTTTGGAGGCTCGTGGGCTGCAGCAGCGCGACGGTGGAGACGCTGAATGAAAATGTAACGGATGATGAGGTAGAAGGCTAAGAGGAGGAAGCAGAA
The Ananas comosus cultivar F153 unplaced genomic scaffold, ASM154086v1, whole genome shotgun sequence DNA segment above includes these coding regions:
- the LOC109705009 gene encoding RING-H2 finger protein ATL40-like, whose amino-acid sequence is MSMSTGGSTDQWTGNSSRTLGAIATSIAFCFLLLAFYLIIRYIFIQRLHRRAAAAHEPPKLGLDPAVIASLPTFTYRKSSGGCSSSKQEELSSTECPICLSVVDEGEVMRSLPNCNHAFHRECIDVWLDSNATCPVCRATADPYNPSISVALTALPL